A portion of the Flavobacterium limnophilum genome contains these proteins:
- a CDS encoding DEAD/DEAH box helicase: MKLKKINENLQENLVENGLTEANEMQQETFSTLKSGADCIVIAPNGSGKTTTIVINVIQKLAGATEESPRALIIVEDKTKVLEMVALFEKYGKNSGLEVYGVHDKGDTDYDKNYISTGIDVLIGTPNKLNDLFSTAGYNVNRLRMFILDDADPILKLRHEIKIMRISNSIAKTQRIIFSDVFTERMEILADKMLVEPFEFDFEEGEDDEDEDFEEDEDLEEDEDDQEEE, from the coding sequence ATGAAACTAAAAAAAATAAACGAAAACCTGCAAGAAAACCTTGTTGAAAACGGTTTGACCGAAGCCAACGAGATGCAGCAAGAAACATTTTCGACCCTGAAAAGTGGTGCCGATTGTATCGTCATTGCACCGAATGGAAGCGGAAAAACAACGACAATAGTCATCAACGTGATCCAGAAATTGGCTGGAGCCACCGAAGAATCGCCTCGTGCCTTGATTATTGTGGAGGATAAAACCAAGGTATTGGAAATGGTAGCACTTTTTGAAAAATACGGAAAAAATTCAGGTTTGGAAGTATATGGTGTTCACGACAAAGGCGATACAGATTATGACAAGAATTATATTTCCACAGGAATCGATGTTTTGATTGGTACTCCCAACAAATTGAACGATTTATTCAGTACAGCAGGATACAACGTGAATCGATTGCGAATGTTTATTCTGGATGATGCCGATCCTATTTTGAAGTTGCGTCACGAGATCAAAATTATGCGTATTTCAAACAGCATTGCCAAAACCCAGCGCATTATTTTCTCGGATGTCTTCACGGAAAGAATGGAAATCTTGGCCGACAAAATGTTGGTGGAGCCTTTTGAATTCGATTTTGAGGAAGGCGAGGATGATGAAGACGAGGATTTTGAAGAAGATGAAGATTTAGAAGAGGACGAAGACGATCAAGAAGAGGAGTAA
- a CDS encoding putative signal transducing protein produces MGLMKVFSGSEVLALALQGKIEEAGVETVLKNNIQSARLAGFGNSGQAVELFIQETDFAKANPVIEEFRLSI; encoded by the coding sequence ATGGGATTAATGAAGGTGTTTTCTGGAAGCGAGGTTTTGGCTTTGGCTTTGCAGGGAAAAATTGAAGAAGCAGGGGTGGAAACGGTTTTGAAAAATAATATTCAATCGGCGAGATTGGCAGGATTCGGAAATTCTGGACAAGCAGTTGAATTGTTTATCCAGGAAACCGATTTTGCAAAGGCAAATCCCGTAATCGAGGAATTCCGGTTGAGTATTTAA
- a CDS encoding type II toxin-antitoxin system RelE/ParE family toxin, whose protein sequence is MQKPIKILWDNQAKADLKLIFEFIKLKSLQGAKNVIRDIVAQSKDIHFVEQYQVDEFLGEPYRRMIVRNYKIVYKIHSKTEIRILQIFDTRQNPIKLKK, encoded by the coding sequence ATGCAAAAGCCAATTAAGATACTTTGGGATAATCAAGCGAAAGCGGATTTGAAGCTAATCTTTGAATTTATTAAATTAAAATCACTTCAAGGGGCGAAAAATGTTATAAGAGATATTGTAGCCCAAAGCAAAGATATTCATTTTGTCGAGCAATACCAAGTAGATGAATTTTTGGGTGAACCTTACCGAAGAATGATTGTCAGGAATTATAAAATTGTTTATAAAATCCATTCCAAAACAGAAATTCGCATTCTTCAAATTTTTGACACTCGTCAGAATCCAATAAAACTTAAAAAATAA
- the dnaJ gene encoding molecular chaperone DnaJ, with amino-acid sequence MKKDFYEILGISKNADAAEIKKAYRKKALEFHPDKNPGNAEAEEKFKLAAEAYEVLSDPQKKAKYDQYGHQAFDGSGGFGGGHHGGMNMDDIFSQFGDIFGSAFGGGGGFGGGGGGSRRVKGSNLRIKVKLTLEEIANGVEKKVKVKRKVQAPGVSYKTCSTCNGQGQVMRVTNTILGRMQSASTCPTCGGSGQILDKKPSEADSQGMILEDETVTIKIPAGVVDGMQLKVSNKGNDAPGNSVPGDLIVAIEEIEHEFLKREGENLHYDLYISFAEAVLGISKDIEAVNGKVRIKLEEGIQSGKILRLKGKGIPSINGYGTGDLLVHVNVWTPKTLNKEQKQFFEKNLEDDNFVPNPEKSDKSFFEKVKDMFS; translated from the coding sequence ATGAAAAAAGATTTTTACGAAATACTGGGCATTTCCAAAAATGCCGATGCTGCCGAAATCAAAAAAGCATACAGGAAAAAAGCACTCGAGTTCCATCCTGACAAAAATCCGGGCAATGCCGAGGCAGAAGAGAAATTCAAATTGGCTGCCGAAGCCTACGAAGTACTCAGCGATCCTCAGAAAAAAGCGAAATACGATCAATACGGTCATCAAGCTTTTGATGGTTCGGGAGGTTTTGGTGGCGGTCATCATGGCGGCATGAACATGGATGACATTTTCAGCCAATTTGGCGACATCTTCGGAAGCGCTTTCGGTGGAGGCGGTGGTTTTGGCGGAGGCGGAGGCGGTTCCCGTCGCGTGAAAGGAAGCAACCTTCGCATCAAAGTGAAACTGACATTGGAAGAAATTGCCAATGGTGTCGAGAAAAAAGTAAAAGTAAAACGTAAAGTTCAAGCACCGGGCGTTTCTTATAAAACCTGTTCGACCTGTAACGGTCAAGGTCAAGTAATGCGCGTGACGAACACGATTTTGGGTCGTATGCAATCTGCATCCACTTGTCCCACTTGTGGAGGTTCAGGCCAGATATTGGACAAAAAACCATCCGAAGCCGATTCTCAAGGGATGATTCTGGAAGACGAAACGGTAACCATAAAAATCCCCGCAGGAGTTGTGGACGGAATGCAATTGAAAGTTTCCAACAAAGGAAACGATGCGCCGGGAAACAGCGTTCCGGGAGATTTAATCGTGGCCATCGAGGAAATCGAACACGAATTCTTGAAACGTGAAGGTGAAAACTTGCATTATGATTTGTATATCAGTTTTGCCGAAGCGGTTCTCGGAATCTCGAAAGACATTGAAGCCGTAAACGGAAAAGTGAGAATCAAATTGGAAGAAGGAATTCAATCCGGAAAAATTCTTCGACTCAAAGGAAAAGGAATTCCAAGCATCAACGGTTATGGAACCGGCGATTTGTTGGTTCACGTCAATGTTTGGACACCAAAAACGCTCAACAAAGAGCAAAAACAGTTTTTCGAGAAAAATTTGGAAGACGATAATTTTGTTCCCAATCCGGAAAAAAGTGACAAATCCTTTTTCGAAAAAGTAAAAGACATGTTCTCGTAG
- a CDS encoding sigma-54-dependent transcriptional regulator: protein MSKILIIEDEAAIRRVLAKILSEESDTYIVEDAEDGVAGLEKIKNNDYDLVLCDIKMPKMDGVEVLEAVKKIKPEIPMVMISGHGDMETAIQTMRLGAFDYISKPPDLNRLLNTVRNALDKKQLVVENKILKKKVSKNYEMIGESEPINRIKLMIEKVAQTEARVLITGPNGTGKELVAHQLHEKSQRASFPLVEVNCAAIPSELIESELFGHVKGAFTSAVKDRAGKFEAADKGTIFLDEIGDMSLSAQAKVLRALQENMITRVGADKDIKVDVRVIAATNKDLKKEIAEGRFREDLYHRLAVILINVPSLNERRDDIPLLISHFAEKIASEQGTAVKHFSKEAVKLLQEYDWTGNIRELRNVVERLIILGGNEISESDVQLFASK, encoded by the coding sequence ATGAGTAAAATACTTATCATAGAAGACGAAGCTGCTATTCGAAGAGTGTTGGCCAAAATACTTTCAGAAGAAAGTGATACTTATATTGTAGAAGATGCCGAAGATGGTGTCGCAGGTTTGGAGAAAATTAAAAACAACGACTACGACCTCGTTTTGTGCGACATCAAGATGCCCAAAATGGACGGTGTGGAAGTATTGGAAGCCGTCAAAAAAATAAAACCCGAAATTCCGATGGTCATGATTTCCGGTCACGGCGACATGGAAACCGCTATCCAAACGATGCGTTTGGGTGCTTTCGATTACATTTCGAAACCACCAGATTTGAATCGGTTGTTGAACACTGTTCGCAATGCCCTGGACAAAAAACAATTGGTGGTCGAGAATAAAATCCTGAAGAAAAAAGTCAGCAAGAACTACGAAATGATTGGCGAAAGCGAACCCATCAATCGAATCAAACTGATGATTGAAAAGGTGGCACAAACCGAAGCCAGGGTTTTAATCACGGGGCCCAACGGAACCGGAAAAGAGTTGGTTGCCCATCAATTGCACGAAAAAAGCCAAAGAGCCAGTTTCCCGTTAGTCGAAGTAAACTGTGCCGCGATTCCAAGCGAATTGATAGAAAGCGAACTGTTTGGTCACGTGAAAGGCGCCTTTACCTCGGCAGTGAAAGATCGAGCCGGAAAATTTGAAGCGGCAGATAAAGGAACCATTTTTCTGGATGAAATTGGTGATATGAGTCTTTCGGCCCAAGCCAAAGTGTTAAGAGCTTTACAGGAAAACATGATTACCAGAGTCGGTGCAGACAAAGACATCAAAGTCGATGTTCGTGTCATTGCAGCCACCAACAAAGACCTGAAAAAAGAAATTGCCGAAGGACGATTCCGCGAGGATTTGTACCATCGATTGGCAGTAATCTTGATAAATGTTCCTTCGTTGAATGAAAGAAGAGATGATATTCCGTTGTTGATTTCGCATTTTGCCGAAAAAATTGCTTCCGAACAAGGAACTGCGGTAAAGCATTTCTCCAAAGAAGCGGTAAAATTGTTGCAAGAATATGATTGGACGGGAAACATCCGCGAACTCAGAAACGTGGTGGAACGATTGATTATCCTGGGTGGAAACGAAATATCGGAAAGCGACGTGCAATTGTTTGCTTCAAAATAA
- a CDS encoding Cof-type HAD-IIB family hydrolase: MKNKTMKYKMLVVDMDDTLLTDDHEISNENKEMLLKAQEMGVYVVLASGRPTSAMIEYAKELQCDVNNSYMISFNGSTITDLKEDEVLFEHSLTKEQIHSIYDFSKENNTHIITYLDGKIISETSSEYIDIESTITGLEHIIVPSFKNFVTTSAVKCLLLEEPTYLKTVEPILKNAMPDLSVCMSKPFFLEAAPNGVDKGAAVQIVAEKLNIHQSEIIAIGNAGNDLTMVQYAGLGVWVDNVDAELREFGDVVVASNNDHGVAEVVRRFILG, encoded by the coding sequence ATGAAAAACAAAACAATGAAATATAAAATGCTGGTGGTCGATATGGACGACACTTTGTTGACCGACGACCACGAAATATCAAACGAGAATAAAGAAATGCTTCTTAAAGCCCAGGAAATGGGTGTTTACGTGGTTTTGGCTTCGGGCAGACCCACTTCGGCGATGATTGAATATGCCAAAGAATTGCAATGCGACGTCAATAATTCCTATATGATTTCTTTTAATGGTTCTACAATTACTGACCTGAAAGAAGACGAAGTGCTATTTGAGCATTCGTTGACCAAAGAACAAATCCATTCTATTTACGATTTCAGTAAGGAAAACAATACGCACATCATTACGTATTTAGACGGGAAAATTATCAGCGAAACGAGTTCAGAATATATCGATATTGAAAGTACAATTACAGGTTTGGAACATATAATTGTACCAAGCTTTAAAAATTTTGTGACCACTTCGGCAGTGAAATGTTTGTTGCTGGAAGAACCGACATATCTTAAAACGGTGGAGCCAATATTGAAAAACGCGATGCCCGATTTAAGTGTTTGCATGTCGAAACCTTTTTTCTTGGAAGCGGCACCAAACGGCGTGGACAAAGGAGCAGCCGTTCAAATTGTAGCCGAAAAACTAAATATCCATCAAAGCGAAATCATCGCCATTGGAAATGCCGGAAACGACTTGACGATGGTGCAATATGCCGGATTGGGTGTTTGGGTTGACAATGTCGATGCCGAATTAAGGGAATTTGGCGATGTTGTCGTGGCTTCCAACAATGATCACGGTGTCGCCGAAGTGGTGAGGCGATTTATTTTGGGTTAA
- a CDS encoding nucleotide exchange factor GrpE, translating into MTTENTINDEIVDQTPIENNEIDSDTLDSGIEERVEEISREEQLSQDLASEKDKFLRLFAEFENFKRRTAKERIELFKTANQDVLLALLPVLDDFDRALTEIKKTDDNVLIQGVELIQEKLKSTLVSKGLEEVPVKAGDAFDADFAEAITQIPAPNMKGKVVDVIEKGYKLGDKIIRFPKVVIGN; encoded by the coding sequence ATGACGACCGAAAATACGATAAATGACGAAATTGTTGATCAAACGCCAATTGAAAACAATGAAATTGATTCTGATACTCTAGATTCAGGAATCGAAGAAAGAGTAGAAGAAATATCAAGAGAAGAGCAACTATCTCAAGATTTGGCTTCTGAAAAGGACAAGTTTTTGAGGTTGTTCGCCGAATTTGAAAATTTCAAAAGAAGAACTGCCAAAGAGCGCATCGAGTTGTTCAAAACTGCCAACCAAGATGTGTTGTTAGCGTTACTTCCGGTTTTGGATGATTTTGACAGAGCATTGACAGAAATAAAAAAAACGGATGACAATGTTTTGATTCAAGGAGTGGAGCTTATCCAAGAAAAGCTAAAGAGTACCCTTGTTTCCAAAGGATTGGAAGAAGTTCCGGTTAAGGCCGGTGACGCTTTTGATGCCGACTTTGCCGAAGCAATCACACAGATTCCCGCTCCAAACATGAAAGGAAAAGTCGTTGATGTCATAGAAAAAGGATATAAATTGGGAGATAAAATTATTCGTTTTCCAAAAGTTGTAATCGGAAACTAA
- a CDS encoding ABC transporter permease: MSIISLIIKREFVAKVRNKSFIVMTFLSPFLFVGIAAFVGYLSTMKADTKRVAINDETGLFVNEFKALNGKNGEYVYHDLSMIDVKFLKDSITSESYEGLLYIPKVDKDKDLENKIQFISNESPSISFIENLQDIVAKKLTKNNFEKAKLDTLAIQNAQAKVNISLTKASGEQSLKGLNEIKIAIGGAFGYLIMMFIIIYGNMVMRSVIEEKTNRIVEIIISSVKPFQLMMGKIIGTSLAGLLQFFIWAILGLVLMVAASTFFGIDASPAAKIPPSIVKEAHQEFAGMAQMYISELWGLPIATILFSFVIYFIGGYFLYSSFYAAIGAAVDSETDSQQFLLPIIMPLVLAVYIGFFTVINDPHGTIATVFSMIPLTSPIVMLMRIPFGVPWWQIAVSVTILFATFFFVVWFASKIYRVGILMYGKKPTWKELYKWLKY, encoded by the coding sequence ATGAGCATCATATCACTAATAATAAAAAGAGAATTTGTAGCCAAAGTGCGCAATAAATCATTTATTGTAATGACCTTTTTGAGTCCATTTCTTTTTGTTGGAATAGCGGCATTTGTGGGGTATTTGAGTACGATGAAAGCCGATACAAAACGGGTGGCCATCAACGACGAAACCGGTTTGTTCGTCAATGAATTCAAGGCACTGAACGGCAAGAACGGGGAATATGTTTATCATGATTTGTCCATGATTGATGTTAAATTCTTGAAAGACAGCATCACCAGCGAGAGTTACGAAGGACTTCTTTATATTCCAAAAGTGGACAAAGACAAAGATTTGGAAAACAAAATCCAATTTATCTCCAACGAAAGTCCCAGTATTTCATTTATCGAAAACCTCCAAGACATAGTTGCCAAAAAACTAACCAAGAACAACTTCGAGAAAGCCAAACTGGACACTTTGGCGATACAAAATGCCCAAGCCAAAGTCAACATAAGCCTGACCAAAGCATCGGGAGAGCAAAGTTTAAAAGGGCTCAACGAGATCAAGATTGCCATTGGAGGCGCATTCGGGTATCTCATCATGATGTTCATCATTATTTATGGCAACATGGTCATGCGCAGCGTTATCGAAGAAAAAACCAATCGCATTGTCGAAATCATTATTTCCTCGGTAAAACCGTTCCAGTTGATGATGGGAAAAATTATAGGAACATCCTTGGCCGGATTACTGCAATTCTTTATTTGGGCCATTCTCGGATTAGTATTAATGGTGGCTGCTTCCACATTTTTCGGTATCGATGCCAGTCCGGCGGCAAAAATTCCGCCTTCGATAGTCAAAGAAGCTCATCAAGAATTTGCAGGAATGGCACAAATGTATATTAGTGAATTATGGGGATTGCCCATTGCCACAATCCTTTTTAGCTTCGTGATTTATTTCATTGGAGGCTATTTTTTGTACAGTTCGTTTTATGCTGCCATTGGGGCTGCGGTGGACAGTGAAACCGATTCGCAACAGTTTCTTTTGCCAATAATAATGCCGTTGGTTTTGGCAGTTTACATCGGATTTTTTACCGTCATCAACGATCCACACGGGACAATTGCCACCGTATTTTCGATGATTCCTCTTACGTCGCCCATCGTGATGCTGATGCGAATTCCGTTTGGCGTGCCTTGGTGGCAAATTGCCGTTTCCGTTACCATACTATTTGCAACCTTCTTTTTCGTGGTTTGGTTTGCATCCAAAATATACCGAGTAGGAATATTGATGTACGGCAAAAAACCTACATGGAAAGAATTGTATAAATGGTTGAAATATTAA
- a CDS encoding ABC transporter ATP-binding protein, which produces MGNLLEVKNVVKKYGDYVALNEVSLTIPKGSIYGLLGPNGAGKTSLIRIINQITMPDSGEIIFNGEKLSREHVQYIGYLPEERGLYKTMKVGEQCLYLAQMKGLSKAEAKIQLEYWFERLEIQGWWNKKIHELSKGMAQKVQFVVCVLHKPKLLIFDEPFSGFDPVNANIIKDEILELQKQGSTIIFSTHRMESVEELCDHIALIHKSNKLIEGRLDDVKRQFRTNSFEVGILSDNVEGLMYDITQKFKVGQTNFKSLNNELKLEIQLGNAVPNELLNILVQRGQVTHFMEKIPSVTDIFIQTVSESNFLGKS; this is translated from the coding sequence ATGGGCAACTTACTTGAAGTAAAAAATGTAGTCAAGAAATACGGTGATTATGTTGCGCTTAATGAAGTTTCACTAACGATTCCCAAAGGAAGTATTTACGGGCTTCTTGGCCCCAATGGAGCCGGAAAAACATCCCTTATCCGAATCATCAACCAAATTACGATGCCCGATAGTGGCGAGATTATTTTTAATGGTGAAAAATTAAGTCGAGAACACGTTCAATATATTGGTTATTTACCCGAAGAACGCGGTTTGTACAAGACCATGAAAGTGGGAGAGCAATGCCTGTATTTGGCCCAAATGAAAGGACTCTCCAAAGCTGAAGCCAAAATACAACTGGAATATTGGTTCGAAAGATTGGAAATTCAAGGGTGGTGGAACAAGAAAATACACGAACTTTCCAAGGGAATGGCACAAAAAGTGCAGTTCGTGGTTTGCGTTTTGCACAAACCCAAATTGCTGATTTTTGACGAACCTTTTTCTGGTTTTGACCCCGTGAATGCCAATATTATCAAAGATGAAATCCTGGAATTGCAAAAACAAGGTTCCACCATCATTTTCTCCACGCATCGAATGGAAAGCGTTGAAGAATTGTGCGACCATATTGCCTTGATTCACAAATCGAATAAATTAATCGAAGGAAGGCTTGACGACGTAAAACGTCAATTCAGGACCAATAGTTTTGAAGTTGGCATCCTGTCAGACAATGTGGAAGGATTGATGTATGACATTACCCAGAAATTCAAGGTGGGTCAAACCAATTTCAAATCGCTCAACAACGAATTAAAACTTGAAATCCAACTCGGAAATGCAGTTCCAAACGAATTGCTCAACATTCTGGTTCAAAGAGGACAAGTAACCCATTTTATGGAAAAAATCCCGAGTGTCACCGATATTTTTATACAAACAGTAAGCGAAAGTAATTTTTTAGGTAAATCCTAA